A genomic stretch from Synergistales bacterium includes:
- a CDS encoding LysE family translocator, with the protein MSLELWAAFVAASVCILILPGPVIITVISQAAAYGRTSVVPLVAGVVLGDFTAMTLSIVGLGALISASAVLFSVFKWIGACYLVYLGIGRWRASREETSTQAPHTTRGPALFRSSYIVAASNPKSIAFFVAFLPQFVNPQQPAAQQFPLLMGTFLLLSFTNAGLLAFFSGTLRETLQSSAFHRWVNRCGGTALIGAGIFTAAMKQT; encoded by the coding sequence ATGAGCCTCGAACTCTGGGCGGCCTTCGTGGCCGCTTCGGTCTGCATTCTCATTCTGCCCGGCCCGGTGATCATCACGGTGATCAGCCAGGCAGCGGCATACGGGAGGACCTCCGTGGTCCCGCTTGTGGCCGGCGTTGTCCTGGGGGACTTCACGGCCATGACGCTCTCCATCGTGGGGCTGGGAGCACTGATTTCCGCCTCGGCGGTTCTCTTTTCCGTGTTCAAATGGATAGGCGCGTGCTACCTGGTCTATCTGGGGATAGGCCGGTGGCGTGCCTCCAGAGAAGAAACCTCCACACAGGCTCCACACACAACCAGAGGCCCCGCCCTCTTCCGCAGTTCCTATATCGTTGCGGCCTCAAACCCCAAGAGCATTGCCTTCTTCGTCGCCTTCCTGCCCCAGTTCGTCAATCCGCAGCAGCCTGCGGCGCAGCAGTTCCCGCTGCTGATGGGGACCTTCCTCCTGCTTTCTTTCACCAACGCCGGTCTCCTGGCATTCTTCTCGGGAACGCTGCGGGAGACCCTGCAGAGCAGTGCCTTCCACAGGTGGGTCAACCGGTGCGGCGGTACGGCGCTCATCGGGGCCGGCATCTTCACGGCGGCGATGAAGCAGACCTAA
- a CDS encoding MoaD/ThiS family protein, translating to MKVAFFGTFRNVTDCKAVEVPEQPTVRDLLAALADRYGTPFRRMALTEAGEISSQTIILVNGRHIVHLNGGDTELASGDEVSVFPLLAGG from the coding sequence ATCAAGGTCGCGTTTTTCGGCACCTTCCGGAACGTGACCGACTGCAAGGCCGTGGAGGTCCCGGAGCAACCCACCGTCCGGGACCTCCTGGCGGCTCTTGCCGACCGTTACGGCACTCCCTTCCGGAGGATGGCCCTCACGGAGGCCGGAGAGATCTCCTCACAGACGATCATCCTCGTCAACGGCCGTCATATCGTCCACCTGAACGGCGGCGACACGGAGCTCGCCTCCGGCGACGAGGTCTCCGTCTTTCCGCTCCTCGCCGGAGGGTAG
- a CDS encoding aldehyde ferredoxin oxidoreductase family protein has product MYGWTGTVLRVDLTAGKVTKEATRMDDAERYVGGRGLGTKYFCDEVDPKVDPLGPENKLIFAGGPLTGTLSPSSGRFNVVTKGPLTGTIAASNSGGFWGPDLKYAGYDMIIFEGKAEKPVYLWVHDDSVELRDAGELWGKKTDEATDTLLEATDPKAKVACIGPAGENGVLFACIMNDKHRAPGRSGVGAVMGSKNLKAVVVRGTGKVQIAEEERFMAAVKDARTKLSENSVTSEGLPAYGTDILVNVINSVGALPTRNFREAQFEEAEAISGETLAEKYLVKPKGCFGCAMRCGRVSKSEPPYEGEGEGPEYETVWAYGAHCGVSDLNAITKANFLCNELGLDTITMGSTIGCAMELYEEGVIDDGRVGGALGFGAAEMLTRLTEATAYRQGFGDELALGSARLAEKYGRPELSMSVKKQEMPAYDPRALQGMGLEYATSNRGGCHVRGYLTSPEVLGLPQKLDPDSIDDKPTWAKIFQDLTGTVDAGGMCLFATFALGGDEIGELLAAATGKAYDAGKVLEVGDRIWNLERLFNLKAGLSAADDRLPDRLLKTPIPAGPAQGKVSRLAEMLPRYYEERGWDDKGVPTAEKLAALGLEGYK; this is encoded by the coding sequence ATGTATGGATGGACGGGTACTGTGTTGCGTGTGGATCTCACGGCAGGCAAGGTGACGAAGGAAGCGACCAGGATGGACGACGCCGAGCGCTACGTCGGCGGACGCGGGCTCGGCACCAAGTATTTCTGCGACGAGGTGGACCCCAAGGTGGATCCCCTGGGCCCGGAGAACAAGCTGATCTTCGCCGGGGGGCCGCTGACGGGGACGCTTTCGCCTTCCAGCGGACGGTTCAACGTGGTCACCAAGGGCCCGCTCACCGGTACCATTGCGGCGTCCAACTCCGGCGGTTTCTGGGGGCCGGACCTGAAGTACGCCGGTTACGACATGATCATCTTCGAGGGGAAGGCGGAGAAGCCCGTCTACCTCTGGGTGCACGACGACAGTGTGGAGCTGCGCGACGCCGGCGAACTCTGGGGGAAAAAGACCGACGAGGCCACCGATACGCTCCTGGAGGCCACCGATCCCAAGGCCAAGGTGGCCTGCATCGGGCCAGCCGGCGAGAATGGTGTGCTCTTCGCCTGCATCATGAACGACAAGCACCGTGCGCCGGGACGCAGCGGAGTCGGAGCGGTGATGGGCTCCAAGAACCTCAAGGCCGTGGTGGTCCGGGGGACGGGCAAGGTGCAGATCGCCGAGGAGGAGCGCTTCATGGCGGCGGTGAAGGACGCCCGTACCAAGCTGAGCGAGAACTCCGTCACCTCCGAAGGGCTCCCGGCCTACGGCACGGACATCCTGGTGAATGTGATCAACTCCGTTGGCGCCCTGCCCACCAGGAACTTCCGGGAGGCGCAGTTCGAGGAGGCCGAGGCAATCAGCGGCGAGACGCTGGCCGAGAAGTATCTGGTGAAGCCCAAGGGCTGTTTCGGCTGCGCCATGCGCTGCGGGCGGGTCTCCAAGTCGGAGCCGCCCTACGAGGGCGAAGGCGAGGGGCCGGAGTACGAGACGGTCTGGGCCTACGGCGCCCACTGCGGGGTGAGCGACCTCAACGCCATCACCAAGGCCAACTTCCTCTGCAATGAACTGGGGCTGGACACCATCACCATGGGCAGCACCATCGGCTGCGCCATGGAGCTCTACGAGGAAGGGGTCATCGACGACGGCAGGGTGGGCGGCGCGCTGGGATTCGGTGCGGCGGAGATGCTCACCAGGCTCACCGAGGCCACGGCCTACCGACAGGGCTTCGGCGACGAGCTGGCCCTCGGTTCGGCCCGTCTGGCCGAGAAGTACGGCCGCCCGGAGCTCTCCATGTCGGTGAAAAAGCAGGAGATGCCCGCCTACGACCCCCGGGCCCTGCAGGGAATGGGGCTGGAGTACGCCACCTCCAACCGCGGCGGCTGCCACGTCCGCGGCTACCTGACCTCGCCGGAGGTGCTGGGTCTGCCGCAGAAGCTCGATCCCGACAGCATCGACGACAAGCCCACCTGGGCCAAGATCTTCCAGGACCTCACCGGCACGGTGGACGCCGGCGGCATGTGCCTCTTCGCCACCTTCGCCCTTGGGGGCGACGAGATCGGCGAACTCCTGGCCGCGGCGACAGGCAAGGCCTACGATGCCGGGAAGGTGCTGGAGGTGGGCGACCGCATCTGGAACCTGGAACGGCTCTTCAATCTCAAGGCGGGGCTCTCCGCCGCGGACGACCGGCTGCCCGATCGACTCCTGAAAACCCCCATTCCTGCGGGGCCCGCCCAGGGCAAGGTCAGCCGGCTTGCGGAGATGCTGCCCAGGTACTACGAGGAACGCGGCTGGGACGACAAGGGCGTGCCCACCGCCGAGAAGCTCGCCGCGCTGGGTCTGGAAGGGTACAAGTAG
- a CDS encoding right-handed parallel beta-helix repeat-containing protein — translation MRKRTRHLFISFLLVAAALLYCGTALAAELQSAPLNPDFLAYLEKIDEKSSNVGIGGGGHPTGYVPHPVDFSHLAGKSFVPRSARKQVNTAPAQYDLRSLGEVPPVKDQNPYGMCWTFAAQASIESSMLKQGMGTADYSEWQLGYQAFNGTPSFDNNSGRDWPNAGGDDWIAVAVMARWDAPVLESDAPYDGPTPTGNETIQKHLQNAHYLHMDPASPMMPRYPAIDIENAKYALMNYGAISIGVYSSAMGDATVWDSATSAYYYQGSGISDHAVDIVGWDDSYTADNFATTPPGNGAWIVRNSWGSAWGDSGYFYVSYYSKGIDSGIAYAVEDVDNYDYNYQYDPLGACDTVGYDSETAWFANVFEAGTGKEAAGSKGAAGEQIKAVSFYCNSASTSNPATYNIYVYTDLPASPGNPINGTLRDVTGGTLGRTGYVTVPLGNAVYVAEEERFSIVVELTTPGYTYPIGVERPITGYTSNATASAGQSYVSSNGTTWTDMTTLAANANVCLKAFTDDAAGTHYFVTENGSGDGSSWENASSDLAGILQKAASGNEVWVAAGTYTPISVDTPTSTDREASFVLPEGVEVYGGFAGDETSLSERDISDNETILSGNIGNETVSRDNCYHVLSAVDPDYNSSDIEPEIIVDGFTIRDGYASRDLGGDEVDNEGAGMQVKGISSLVIRNCKFMNNFAYRSGGGFLSYESGLTFDNCTFQDNKAFLGGGAFVADSTNITVRNCTFKGNWAVSGSGFFEDTSSPLVEDCLFEDNVASEDAAGIASEYGQSYPIIRGCVFRNNESQCDDGVAIWFNESNPTIEDCTFENNIVTGWANHHGGGFSLHLSEEASIESCDFTGNSGAIYVHDSSYTMRNCSFTGNYADNGDQGGAIKHYLDPVRSYDITIEIADCSFTDNKADGQGGAIMTTTSPDYHKAISIDMTITNCTFTGNEGDSGGAIHTYYVEPLIQSCDFTENRGVQVGGALAQTQSNARILHSTFDGNTTAKSGGAVWNLSSDVVTTNCTYYQNGTTSPDHGGGAFANWGSDPKITNCTFTGNLSSHGSGMYNQEGSNPTITNSIFWNDRNNDIANNGDSTPTITYSVINDDNPDRFGDHNTNADPMLDTLKDNGGPTETCAIGTTGSAYDSATANGAPATDQRGEPRPSGNGYDIGAYEIQITAPTSTPAPVPTEPPAPEPTTAPTAAPTATPTSGPTPTPVPVPESEDVDSDDVTPDEDSGTVSADVEPVEEEDEDEVAQQAQEMIDDGEAGKVDRIRTSKVKARLREGSDRAGFTISDGGNEMTAQAEIRTKVLVKNQGGDWKRFDPGYSGEDLEITETADGSLKLFVTDQKAYDQDGEVGLVETDLAIVTYQAATPTTAPTTPSSGGGGGCSMGFSLFGLLLVLVPGLLAIRR, via the coding sequence ATGAGAAAAAGAACAAGACATCTGTTTATTTCATTTCTATTGGTAGCAGCAGCCCTGCTCTACTGTGGAACCGCCCTCGCGGCGGAGCTGCAGTCGGCCCCATTGAACCCGGATTTCCTCGCCTATCTGGAGAAGATCGACGAGAAGAGCTCGAACGTGGGCATCGGCGGCGGAGGCCACCCCACGGGATACGTCCCCCATCCGGTGGATTTCTCCCATCTGGCAGGAAAGTCCTTTGTCCCCCGGAGCGCCCGCAAGCAGGTCAACACCGCTCCGGCCCAGTACGACCTCCGTTCGCTGGGGGAGGTCCCTCCCGTCAAAGACCAGAACCCCTACGGGATGTGCTGGACCTTCGCCGCCCAGGCCTCCATCGAGTCCTCCATGCTGAAACAGGGGATGGGCACGGCGGACTACTCGGAGTGGCAGCTGGGGTATCAGGCCTTTAACGGCACACCGTCATTCGACAACAATTCGGGAAGGGACTGGCCCAACGCGGGCGGCGACGACTGGATTGCCGTGGCGGTGATGGCCAGGTGGGATGCACCGGTCCTGGAAAGCGATGCACCCTATGACGGCCCGACTCCCACAGGAAACGAGACCATCCAGAAACATCTCCAGAACGCCCACTATCTCCACATGGATCCCGCCTCGCCGATGATGCCCAGGTACCCCGCCATCGACATCGAGAACGCCAAGTATGCGCTGATGAACTACGGCGCCATCAGCATCGGTGTCTATTCGTCAGCCATGGGTGACGCCACGGTCTGGGACAGCGCCACCAGCGCCTACTACTACCAGGGATCCGGGATCTCCGACCACGCCGTGGATATCGTCGGCTGGGACGACAGCTACACGGCGGACAACTTCGCCACCACGCCCCCCGGCAACGGCGCCTGGATCGTCCGCAACAGCTGGGGCAGCGCCTGGGGCGACAGCGGCTATTTCTACGTCTCCTACTACAGCAAGGGGATCGACAGCGGCATCGCCTACGCCGTGGAGGATGTCGACAACTACGACTATAACTACCAGTACGATCCCCTGGGCGCCTGCGATACCGTCGGGTACGACTCGGAAACGGCCTGGTTCGCCAATGTCTTCGAGGCCGGAACGGGCAAGGAGGCTGCCGGCAGCAAAGGGGCGGCCGGCGAACAGATCAAGGCCGTCTCCTTCTACTGCAACAGCGCCTCCACGTCCAACCCCGCGACCTACAACATCTATGTCTACACCGATCTCCCGGCGAGCCCCGGCAACCCCATCAACGGGACACTGCGGGATGTGACCGGCGGGACACTGGGCCGCACGGGGTACGTCACCGTACCGCTCGGCAACGCCGTCTATGTCGCCGAGGAGGAGAGGTTTTCCATCGTGGTGGAGCTCACCACGCCGGGGTACACCTACCCCATTGGGGTGGAACGTCCGATCACCGGCTACACCAGCAACGCCACGGCGTCGGCGGGGCAGAGCTACGTCTCGTCGAACGGGACAACCTGGACGGATATGACGACCCTGGCCGCTAACGCCAATGTCTGCCTCAAGGCCTTCACCGACGATGCCGCAGGCACCCACTACTTCGTCACCGAAAACGGTTCCGGCGACGGCTCTAGCTGGGAGAACGCCTCCTCGGATCTGGCGGGCATCCTGCAGAAGGCTGCTTCCGGCAACGAGGTCTGGGTGGCTGCAGGCACCTACACTCCGATCAGCGTCGATACGCCCACCAGCACGGACCGGGAGGCAAGCTTTGTACTTCCGGAGGGTGTCGAGGTCTACGGTGGCTTCGCCGGCGATGAGACCTCCCTGTCGGAGCGGGACATCAGTGACAACGAAACAATCCTCAGCGGCAACATCGGAAACGAAACCGTCTCACGGGACAACTGTTACCACGTACTGTCCGCCGTTGACCCGGACTACAATTCAAGCGACATCGAGCCCGAGATCATTGTTGACGGCTTCACCATCCGCGACGGCTATGCCTCGCGGGACCTGGGCGGCGACGAGGTCGATAATGAAGGCGCCGGGATGCAGGTCAAGGGAATCTCCTCTCTTGTGATTCGCAATTGCAAATTCATGAACAACTTCGCTTACAGATCTGGAGGAGGATTCCTCTCCTACGAAAGCGGCCTAACCTTCGACAACTGCACCTTCCAGGATAACAAGGCATTCTTGGGTGGGGGAGCGTTTGTCGCAGACAGTACCAACATCACTGTCAGGAATTGCACTTTCAAAGGGAATTGGGCGGTGTCCGGCAGCGGCTTCTTTGAAGATACCAGCAGCCCTCTAGTCGAAGATTGTCTCTTTGAAGACAACGTCGCCAGTGAGGATGCTGCTGGGATAGCAAGCGAATACGGACAAAGCTATCCCATTATCCGTGGGTGTGTGTTCAGAAACAACGAATCTCAATGCGACGATGGTGTTGCAATATGGTTTAACGAGAGCAACCCCACTATTGAAGACTGCACATTCGAAAACAATATCGTCACAGGATGGGCAAATCATCACGGAGGTGGCTTCAGCCTCCATCTCAGCGAGGAGGCGTCTATAGAGAGCTGCGATTTCACGGGTAACAGCGGGGCCATCTATGTCCACGACAGCAGCTATACGATGCGGAACTGCAGTTTCACCGGCAATTACGCCGACAATGGCGATCAGGGGGGCGCCATCAAACACTATCTCGATCCTGTCCGCAGCTACGATATCACTATAGAGATTGCGGACTGCTCCTTCACCGACAACAAAGCCGACGGCCAGGGCGGCGCCATCATGACAACCACAAGCCCCGATTACCACAAGGCCATCAGCATCGACATGACGATCACGAACTGCACCTTCACGGGCAACGAAGGGGATTCGGGCGGAGCTATCCACACCTACTACGTAGAACCTCTTATCCAGAGCTGCGACTTTACGGAAAACCGCGGCGTACAGGTCGGCGGCGCATTGGCACAGACACAGAGCAACGCCAGGATCCTGCATTCCACCTTCGACGGAAACACTACAGCCAAATCAGGCGGCGCCGTCTGGAACCTCAGCAGTGATGTGGTGACCACCAACTGCACCTACTACCAAAACGGAACAACGTCACCTGATCACGGGGGCGGAGCCTTCGCCAACTGGGGAAGCGATCCCAAAATCACCAACTGCACCTTTACGGGCAACCTCTCCAGCCATGGAAGCGGCATGTACAATCAAGAGGGCAGCAATCCCACTATTACCAACAGCATCTTCTGGAACGACCGCAACAACGATATCGCAAACAACGGCGATTCCACTCCCACCATCACCTACTCCGTCATCAACGACGACAACCCCGACAGGTTCGGCGACCACAACACCAATGCCGATCCGATGCTGGACACGCTGAAAGACAACGGCGGACCCACGGAAACCTGCGCCATCGGCACAACCGGTTCAGCCTACGACAGCGCTACGGCCAATGGAGCCCCGGCCACCGACCAGCGCGGCGAACCCAGGCCCTCGGGCAACGGCTACGACATCGGCGCCTACGAAATCCAGATCACCGCGCCAACATCTACACCAGCACCGGTACCCACCGAACCGCCCGCCCCGGAGCCGACGACCGCACCGACTGCAGCCCCCACGGCGACACCGACCTCCGGACCTACGCCCACTCCGGTTCCCGTTCCGGAATCTGAGGATGTGGACAGCGATGACGTGACGCCCGACGAGGATTCCGGGACGGTCAGCGCCGATGTGGAGCCGGTGGAAGAGGAAGACGAGGACGAGGTGGCACAGCAGGCCCAGGAGATGATCGACGACGGCGAAGCCGGAAAGGTCGACCGGATCCGCACCTCCAAGGTGAAGGCCAGGCTGAGGGAAGGCAGCGACAGGGCGGGCTTCACCATCAGTGACGGCGGCAACGAGATGACCGCCCAGGCCGAAATCAGGACGAAGGTGCTGGTCAAAAACCAGGGCGGCGACTGGAAACGCTTCGATCCCGGCTACAGCGGCGAGGACCTGGAGATCACCGAGACAGCAGACGGCAGTCTCAAGCTCTTCGTGACCGACCAGAAGGCCTACGACCAGGACGGCGAGGTGGGCCTCGTGGAGACGGACCTGGCCATTGTGACCTATCAGGCGGCCACACCGACCACGGCACCGACGACGCCCTCAAGCGGCGGTGGCGGCGGCTGCAGCATGGGCTTCTCGCTCTTCGGACTGTTGCTGGTCCTGGTGCCGGGGCTGCTGGCCATCCGGCGGTAG